A section of the Jaculus jaculus isolate mJacJac1 chromosome 6, mJacJac1.mat.Y.cur, whole genome shotgun sequence genome encodes:
- the Stc2 gene encoding stanniocalcin-2 has product MCADRLGQFVTLALVFATLDPARGADATNPPEGPQDRGSQQKGRLSLQNTAEIQHCLVTAGDVGCGVFECFENNSCEIRGLHGICMTFLHNAGKFDAQGKSFIKDSLRCKAHALRHRFGCISRKCPAIKEMVFQLQRECYLKHDLCSAAQENIRVILEMIHFKDLLLHEPYVDLVNLLLTCGEEVKEAITHSVQVQCEQNWGGLCSILSFCTSNIQKPPTPAPEHQHLADKAKLSRTHHRDTGHHLAEPNSKEAGRDIKGERRNKSHPNVHGQGRAGGQGSQGPSGSSEWEDEQTGYSDIRR; this is encoded by the exons ATGTGTGCTGATCGGCTGGGCCAGTTCGTGACCCTGGCTTTGGTGTTTGCCACCTTGGACCCCGCGCGTGGGGCCGACGCCACCAACCCTCCTGAAGGTCCCCAAGACAGAGGCTCCCAGCAGAAAGGCCGCCTGTCCCTGCAGAACACAG CTGAGATCCAGCACTGTTTGGTCACCGCTGGCGATGTGGGCTGTGGCGTGTTCGAATGTTTCGAGAACAACTCTTGCGAGATCCGGGGCCTGCATGGGATTTGCATGACTTTCCTCCACAACGCTGGCAAGTTTGATGCCCAG GGCAAGTCATTCATCAAGGATTCCCTGAGATGCAAGGCCCACGCCCTGAGACACAGATTCGGCTGCATAAGCCGGAAGTGCCCTGCCATTAAGGAAATGGTGTTCCAGTTGCAGCGGGAATGCTACCTCAAGCACGACCTGTGCTCGGCGGCGCAGGAGAACATCCGGGTGATCCTAGAGATGATACATTTCAAGGACCTGCTGCTGCACGA ACCTTATGTGGACCTTGTGAACCTGCTGCTGACCTGTGGAGAGGAGGTGAAGGAGGCCATCACCCACAGCGTGCAAGTTCAGTGTGAACAGAACTGGGGCGGCCTCTGCTCCATCCTGAGTTTCTGTACCTCCAATATCCAAAAGCCCCCCACTCCGGCCCCCGAACACCAGCATTTGGCAGACAAAGCcaagctctccaggacccaccacaGGGATACAGGCCACCACCTCGCGGAGCCCAACAGCAAGGAGGCCGGTAGGGACATCAAGGGTGAGCGGAGGAACAAAAGCCATCCAAATGTCCACGGCCAGGGCAGAGCGGGTGGCCAGGGCAGTCAAGGCCCATCGGGAAGCAGTGAGTGGGAAGACGAACAGACGGGGTATTCCGACATCCGGAGGTGA